Genomic window (Litorilinea aerophila):
ATCGATGACGATCCAGCTTACCTGCACGTCGCTGACATACCATCCATTGTTGCCCAGGGTCCCCACCACCTGGGCGCTGATGACAGGGGGCGTACTGTCAGGCGGAGGCAACACATGCAGCGTAAAGTCCGCCTGATTTCTGTAGGTGCCGGGACCGGGATCGGCAATGTTGGCAACAGTAATGGCGTAGTTGCCCGGCACGCTGGCGCTGAAGGTGACCGGTTGGAAGACATTGCATTGGGTGAATACCAGCGTGTTGGCGGACGCCGTCACACCGGGCGGAATGTTCAATGTAATCGTGGCAGGGGTACCATCGCTGGCATTACAGCCCGGCTGGCCGTCACCGCCCGTTGCGTTGATCCGATAGGAAACGGTGGTGTTACCGCCGGCCACGATGGTATCGTTCCCTCCAACAATTACGTCGTTGATCAAATTGTCGGCCAGAACAGCCAGGGGCAGCGCGAGCAACATCAAAGCCAAAAACAGGCTACCCAAAGCGATTTTCGGGACTTTGTAGAACTCTCCCATAAACCGTTTCACTGTTTTCATTTCCTTTCTTCATATCCAATGACTTTCATGACTATACGCGTTATCCAGGGTTTGCTGGATAAACGATTCTCTCAGGCAAGAGAATAGCATGGGGCAGCTCCTGGCATCTTTAACAGACTCTGAGGGTAACCTAAGGAATGTCTAAGTGGCCGGGCTCCTGTGGCCAGTCCACTCGTTGGCCAGCTGTGCCCGATTCTGGATGCTCTTTGGCACCTGGCATGCACACTTAGGAGAAATTTAGGATTGCTTGAGGTGGCACTAAAGACTGGGGTGCTTGGCCCCGTGGTATGATCCCTCAGGCTCATCCTGGAGCCTAACCCTGGAATAGACCGATATCTGAAGCGGCCCCTGTCTTTACCCGAGCAGCCAGGTTGCCCCATGGATAGATAACCATGGAAAAGATCGACCGCATTCTTCTGTTCCTCCTCATCATGACCGCCGTCTCCTTTGCCTGCCTCTTATTTCTGATCTTGCGATAAGGCCTGTGGCCACAGACTGCCAGCCCCCCACAATCAGCCCAACGCCTGCCACAGAGAATCCTGGCACCGCCCGTATACCCTGAGCGGCACCAGCGCCGGCGATGCAATCTGGGTAGCTGCGGAGAGCTACTATCCGGGTGAAGGGAGCAGCCAGACGAAAAGGAATGAGTATGAGACCGGCCCAGATCCCCCATCAAAAAAACAGGCCGGCGGCAATAATATTGCCGCCGGCCCGCCCTGTGCCCGACCATGGATCGCCCTGGCCGGGGCGCTCTGCCTAGAAAAAGTCCCGATAAGGCTCCGATTCCACCGGAGTAAAGTCCAGGGGAGGATAGCGGCGTATCACCTCCTCCCGCAGATCCACCCCCCAACCGGGCCCGTCGGGCACGATGCAGGCGCCATCCACGATCTGGAGCGGTCGGTCCAGGACCTCATTGTACCGGTCCAGGTGGTTGATGAAGAGCTCCTGCATGAAGCCGTTGGGGATGTTGATGTCCAGGTGTAGGCTGGCCACGGTGGAGATGGGACCGTTGGAGTTGTGGGGCGCCACGGTCACGTAGTAGGTCTCGGCCGCGGTGGCGATCTTTTTCAGCTCAGACATGCCGCCGGCGTGGCAGATGTCGGGCTGGATGATGCCCACCGCGTTCTTCTCCAGCAGGCTGCGGAACTCCCAGCGGGTGTAGAGCTGTTCGCCGGTGGCCACGGGCACCCGCACGCTGTGGGCCAGGGCGGCCATGGCATCCACGTTGTCGAAGAGGATGGGCTCTTCCAGCCAGGCGATGTCGTAGGGTTCCAGCTTCTGGGCGACCCGGCGGGCACTCCAGATGTTCAGACGCCCGCGGATGTCCACGCCGATCTCGCAATGGGGACCCACGGCTTCCCGCACGGCGGCCACCCGGGCCACGCCCAGCTCCAGCCGCTCTGGCGTGATGACCTGGGCGCCCCGGAAGGGGTAGAGCTTCACGCAGCGGTAGCCCTGGGCCACCGTCTTCGCCGCCTGACGGGCGTACTCCTCCGGCGAATCGGCGCCGGCAAACCAGCCGTTGGCGTAGAGGGGAACCGTCTCCCGCACCTTCCCGCCCAGGAGCTCGTAGACCGGCACTCCCAGCGCCTTGCCCTTGATGTCCCACAGGGCCAGGTCGATGGCGCTGATGGCGCTCATGGTCACCGGGCCGCCGGTCCAGGTCACCCGGCGATGGAGGGAGGTCCAGATGTGTTCAATCTGAAAGGGATCTTTGCCGATGAGAAAGCGCTTGAAGGCCTGAAGCTCGGCCATCAGGGCCTCGTCCTTGTACTGGGCGCTGGCTTCGCCGATGCCGTAGAGGCCGGTGTCGGTGTAAATTTTGACGAAGGTCCAGTTGGTGGCGGCCGCGTGGGACGCGGCCATGCGCAGGATTTGCAGGTCGGCGATCTTCATGGTAACTCCCATTTTATGCGTTATGCGGGCGTGGTCAGAGATAGGCTTGGGCTGTTCCTGGCTGATTTCGGGTGATTGGCGTGGAATTGGGTCGCCGGCCTGGCTGCAGGTAGCTCTGCATGAGATCGTGGCCGGCCTTGGGCCGATGATTAAAATCATCGGCTGGCGCACCTCAAGTGCGTTAAAACGCACTCCCCGGGGCGGATGGCACCCGGCTTGAATCCGTTTCCAACCGATTTCCTGCCCCAGCGAGGCCTCGTCATCGGGCGGATGGATGTATCACGGTTGAATGGGATCCTACCTGGCCGCACGGGCCGGCAGTCTTTTCACTTTACCCGATCCCCAGGGTGTTGTCAAACAAACATTGTTAACAAATGACAATTTACGCCTTGTCTTTGTCCCATTTCTGTGCTTCAATACGGAGAAATATATACGAATATATACGGAGAAATGCAACCCATCATCTTTGCAGATTTCATTCGATCCACAGATTCCACAGAACCGACATGAGCCATATTACCATCTATCGGAGCATTCCCGAACAGATTGCAGCGCGACTCCAGCAGGATATCCTGCTGGGCATCCTCCAGCCGGGCCAGCCCCTCCGGGAGCAGGACCTTTCCAGCGAATTTGGCGTCAGCCGCGGCCCCATCCGGGAGGCGTTTCGGCAACTGACGGAGCAGGGGCTGCTTACCCTGGAGCCCAACAAGGGCGTGCGGGTGGCCCAGTTGCCCAGCCCCAAGGTGCGGCCCCTCATCGCGGAGCTGCGCCGGAAGATCGAACTTTTCGTCCTGGAAAATATTTTTGAGCGGATTACCGAGGCCGACCTGGCCGCCTGGGAGGAGATCCTGGAGGAGATGCGGCGGGCGTGCGAGCGGAATGACCTGCGCAGCCTGGTGGAGCAGGATCTGCGCTTCCACCGGGCCATCATCCAGAGTCACGACGACGAGGGCCTCCTGATCCTGTGGCAGCCCATCGCCTTGCGCATGTTGATGCAGTACAACCGCTTCACCGACCTGATGGACAGCTACCACGAGCACAGGCGCATCCTGGATGCCATCCGGGCGCACGACAAAGCCGCCGCGCTCCAGGCCCTCCAGGAGAATATCCAGTAGGCCTGGGGCGCGGTCTCCCTGGGGGTGGCCTGGGAAAGGGTCACCCCTTTCTTTCTCTGACTTCACCGTTTCCTCCCACCCCATCCTTCGCTGCAAAAAAGGAGAAGAACTGTTTTTTCGTTCCCCTTGACAAGCCCCCCGTTCTGCGCGACAATGTGACCATCCGGTCATATGACTGGCCGGTCACATTGCCGTCCATCGCTTGTCAACGAAAACCAGGAACCCAGATGCCCAAGGAAACCTTCTTCAACCTGCCCGAGGAGAAACGCCAGCAGATCCTGGACGTGGCCATCGACGAGTTCGCCAATCACGACTACGGCAGCGTCTCCATTTCCCGCCTGGTCGCCCGGGCCGGCATCGCCAAGGGCAGCTTCTACCAGTACTTCGAGAACAAGGAAGATCTCTATATACACCTGCTCGAATTGCTGGCCGAAAAGAAAAAAGCCATGTTTTCCCTCGACCATCCAGATCCAGAGCATGTCGGCATCTTCAGGTATCTCTACTGGGTGGTCGAAAACGCGCTCCATTTTGAGCTGCGCTATCCGGAACTGGTTCGTCTGGGCTACCGCGCCTATGCCGCCCCCCACACCCTCCCCCAGGCCGTCCAATCCTGGCTCCAATCCCAGGTGCGACAGGAATCCATGGCCTTCTACCGACGCCTGGTGGCGCTGGGGCAGGAACAGGGCGACATTCGACAAGACCTCAACCCGGATCTCGTCGCCTCCATCTTTGAGATCATCTTCACTTCCCTGAACCAAACCTTAATAGGCTACATTGCTGAACATATCGGCGGAGAGCAAGAAGATCAGCCCCTGTTTATCCGTGAAGAGATCCTGACGTTGTATCACCAGGCATTGAACATTTTAGAGCGGGGTCTGGCGCCCGCGCCGCCCGCCCCGACATCGACGGACCAGCCTGTCTCCGAGGAGGTCATGTCATGAGCAAATCGTTTGATGTGGCCCGGGAACGGGCCCTGCCCGCGCCGGTCCTGGGACGGGCCGGGGTGCCCTATCGCCTGGCCGAGATCCGACTCGCCTGGCGCAACATGTGGCGCAACTGGCGCCGCACCACCATCGCCGTGATCGCCATCGTCCTGGGCCTGATCCTGCTGCTCTTCATGGACGGCCTCATCGCCGGCTCCGACCAGGCCATCTTTGGCAACGCAGTGCGCCTCTACGGCGGCAACATCCAGATCCACGCCGTGGGCTTCCGGGAGAAGGCCACCCGCCTTCCCATGTTGCCCCTGGAGAACGCCGACCTGGTGGTGCAGACGGCCCGCGCCCAACCCCAGGTGACCTTCGCCGCCAAACGCATCAACACG
Coding sequences:
- the dgoD gene encoding galactonate dehydratase — its product is MKIADLQILRMAASHAAATNWTFVKIYTDTGLYGIGEASAQYKDEALMAELQAFKRFLIGKDPFQIEHIWTSLHRRVTWTGGPVTMSAISAIDLALWDIKGKALGVPVYELLGGKVRETVPLYANGWFAGADSPEEYARQAAKTVAQGYRCVKLYPFRGAQVITPERLELGVARVAAVREAVGPHCEIGVDIRGRLNIWSARRVAQKLEPYDIAWLEEPILFDNVDAMAALAHSVRVPVATGEQLYTRWEFRSLLEKNAVGIIQPDICHAGGMSELKKIATAAETYYVTVAPHNSNGPISTVASLHLDINIPNGFMQELFINHLDRYNEVLDRPLQIVDGACIVPDGPGWGVDLREEVIRRYPPLDFTPVESEPYRDFF
- a CDS encoding GntR family transcriptional regulator, translated to MSHITIYRSIPEQIAARLQQDILLGILQPGQPLREQDLSSEFGVSRGPIREAFRQLTEQGLLTLEPNKGVRVAQLPSPKVRPLIAELRRKIELFVLENIFERITEADLAAWEEILEEMRRACERNDLRSLVEQDLRFHRAIIQSHDDEGLLILWQPIALRMLMQYNRFTDLMDSYHEHRRILDAIRAHDKAAALQALQENIQ
- a CDS encoding TetR/AcrR family transcriptional regulator, which codes for MPKETFFNLPEEKRQQILDVAIDEFANHDYGSVSISRLVARAGIAKGSFYQYFENKEDLYIHLLELLAEKKKAMFSLDHPDPEHVGIFRYLYWVVENALHFELRYPELVRLGYRAYAAPHTLPQAVQSWLQSQVRQESMAFYRRLVALGQEQGDIRQDLNPDLVASIFEIIFTSLNQTLIGYIAEHIGGEQEDQPLFIREEILTLYHQALNILERGLAPAPPAPTSTDQPVSEEVMS